CCATCATCACTCCACCATCCACACTGATGGTTTGTCCTGTAACGTAACCTGAAACCGGCGACAGCAGCCAAACAGCCAGTGAAGCGAACTCCCCGGGTGTGCCCATGCGACCAACCGGAATGCTCTTTGCAAATTGCTGCTGAACAACTTCGTAATCCATACCCAATACCTCGCTTTTCTTCTTTATTACACGCTTTACGGCATCTGTGTCATGGTAACCCGGAGCAAGAATGTTAAGGGTAATCCCTTCTTTGGCCACCTCCTGAGAAAGCGTTTTTACAAATCCAACAACGGCCATTCGCAGCGAGTTACTTAGTACAAGGTTTTCAACGGGTTGCTTCACTGAGATGCTTTCGACAAAGGCAATGCGACCATATTGCTGAGAGCGGAATCCTGGAAGCAAGGCTTTAACCAGGTCAATTTTCCAACGCAGCACCGAAGCATAACCGGTGTCCCAGTCTTCCATCGTTGTTTCAAGAAAAGACTTTGCAGGAGGTCCTCCGGCATTAACCAGCAGTCCATCTAGGTTACGATTACCAATCATTTCGAGGATCAGGGGAATGGTGGCCGGCTGTGTGATATCCGCTGCCAGTATTTCCACATGGCCTGGAAAGCGATTTTTCAGTTCACTTAATTTATCCGCATTCCGGGCAATGGCAATAATTTTGGCGCCT
This sequence is a window from Bacteroidales bacterium. Protein-coding genes within it:
- a CDS encoding SDR family oxidoreductase, encoding MDLQLKDRLFIVGGATAGFGGAIARALIFEGAKIIAIARNADKLSELKNRFPGHVEILAADITQPATIPLILEMIGNRNLDGLLVNAGGPPAKSFLETTMEDWDTGYASVLRWKIDLVKALLPGFRSQQYGRIAFVESISVKQPVENLVLSNSLRMAVVGFVKTLSQEVAKEGITLNILAPGYHDTDAVKRVIKKKSEVLGMDYEVVQQQFAKSIPVGRMGTPGEFASLAVWLLSPVSGYVTGQTISVDGGVMMGSFG